The following coding sequences lie in one Methylotuvimicrobium alcaliphilum 20Z genomic window:
- a CDS encoding SoxR reducing system RseC family protein, whose translation MIEENAIVAKIEHNQVWVESKPKQGCGGCLQKSSCSTSVLDKFIKKRSIAVDCDIELKTGDEVVIGISEGILIKASLLLYMLPLVVMVLSGAVAEAFLPSGYEHGDLVIAGTAISALLLSLWAISKLQQSFFYTFFSRPVVIRRSTD comes from the coding sequence ATGATCGAAGAAAATGCAATCGTGGCAAAAATCGAACATAACCAAGTTTGGGTCGAAAGCAAGCCAAAGCAGGGCTGCGGCGGTTGCCTGCAAAAAAGCTCCTGCTCCACCTCGGTGCTCGATAAGTTTATCAAGAAGCGCTCGATCGCCGTCGATTGCGACATCGAGTTAAAAACCGGCGACGAAGTCGTTATCGGAATTAGCGAGGGGATTTTAATCAAGGCCTCGCTATTGCTATATATGTTGCCCTTGGTTGTGATGGTTCTAAGCGGCGCGGTCGCGGAAGCATTTCTGCCTTCCGGATACGAACATGGCGATCTGGTGATTGCCGGCACCGCGATTTCGGCATTATTACTGTCCCTCTGGGCAATCTCCAAGCTGCAGCAATCTTTTTTCTATACCTTTTTTTCGAGACCTGTCGTCATTAGAAGATCAACGGACTGA
- the amrA gene encoding AmmeMemoRadiSam system protein A, translating into MSLTEQDRRRLLDLAKSSIAHGLKSGKALKIDLSDYPPELTVPRATFVTLQKQGQLCGCIGMLEAVRPMAEDVSENAFSAAFKDYRFPPLEADELDALDIHISILNPAEPIAFTSEQDLIDQLRPGIDGLILEEGLKRGTFLPSVWESLPDPRQFLQHLKQKAGLPPYYWSDSIKVSRYTAEIID; encoded by the coding sequence ATGTCGTTGACTGAACAAGACCGCAGGCGCCTTCTGGATTTAGCCAAGTCATCCATTGCTCATGGCTTAAAGTCCGGCAAAGCGCTCAAGATCGATCTAAGCGATTATCCACCCGAATTGACTGTGCCGCGCGCAACATTCGTGACCTTGCAAAAACAAGGACAACTGTGCGGCTGCATCGGCATGCTCGAAGCGGTTAGACCCATGGCTGAGGATGTCTCCGAGAATGCTTTCTCCGCAGCATTCAAGGATTACCGGTTTCCACCGCTCGAAGCCGACGAGCTCGATGCATTGGACATTCATATTTCGATACTGAATCCCGCCGAACCGATTGCATTCACTTCGGAGCAAGATCTAATCGACCAATTGCGCCCTGGTATCGACGGCTTGATTTTAGAAGAAGGCCTCAAACGAGGTACCTTTTTACCTTCGGTATGGGAGTCCTTGCCCGATCCTCGGCAGTTCTTGCAACATCTCAAACAAAAAGCCGGGCTTCCCCCGTATTATTGGTCGGATAGCATTAAGGTTTCGCGGTATACTGCCGAAATTATCGATTGA
- the amrB gene encoding AmmeMemoRadiSam system protein B, whose product MNRRPAVAGLFYPDDPTKLRTMVDHYLNDAETEAKVPKAIIAPHAGYIYSGPVAASAYARLKQARDSITRVVLIGPSHRVAFRGLAVTRTDYYTTPLGNVVIDRTAVEALIKLPFVEYIEQAHTHEHSLEVHLPFLQETLADFKLVPIVAGDASADQVSRALDLVWGGPETLIVISSDLSHYHDYSTAKKLDQQTSTLIEQMQYEKLSSEAACGKVPVSGLLKLLRQKSMRIKAVDLRNSGDTAGDKDRVVGYGAYVVD is encoded by the coding sequence ATGAACAGAAGACCCGCAGTCGCAGGCTTGTTTTATCCTGACGATCCGACTAAGTTACGAACAATGGTGGATCATTATTTAAATGATGCCGAAACCGAGGCGAAAGTTCCGAAGGCGATTATCGCCCCCCACGCCGGTTACATTTATTCAGGCCCGGTTGCCGCCAGCGCCTATGCGAGACTAAAACAAGCCCGCGACAGCATCACCCGAGTCGTGCTGATCGGGCCTTCGCACCGTGTGGCTTTTCGCGGCTTGGCCGTTACCCGTACCGACTACTACACAACGCCATTGGGCAATGTAGTTATCGACCGGACTGCGGTCGAAGCATTGATAAAGTTGCCGTTTGTCGAATATATCGAACAAGCGCATACTCATGAGCACAGCCTGGAAGTGCATTTGCCTTTCTTGCAGGAAACCTTGGCCGATTTTAAATTAGTGCCTATAGTTGCCGGCGATGCTTCGGCCGATCAAGTCAGCCGTGCTCTCGATTTGGTTTGGGGCGGTCCCGAAACCTTGATCGTCATCAGCTCCGATTTAAGTCATTATCACGATTATTCGACTGCTAAAAAACTCGATCAACAAACCAGTACCTTGATCGAGCAAATGCAATACGAAAAGCTATCGTCCGAGGCCGCCTGCGGCAAAGTTCCGGTTTCCGGATTATTGAAATTGTTGCGGCAAAAATCGATGCGTATTAAAGCCGTCGATCTCAGAAATTCCGGTGATACCGCAGGCGATAAAGACCGAGTCGTGGGGTATGGCGCCTATGTCGTTGACTGA
- the amrS gene encoding AmmeMemoRadiSam system radical SAM enzyme has product MPNLITPDTVTTRYWHALEDGRVQCDLCPRFCKLHEGQRGLCFVRQNQNGQVVMTSYGRSSGFTIDPIEKKPLNHFLPGTPILSFGTAGCNLACKFCQNWDISKSREMDALMSLASPEAIARAARENGCDSVAYTYNDPVIFHEYAIDTAIACRELGIKSVAVTAGYVCPEPRAEFYRYMDAANVDLKAFTENFYHKITGSHLDAVLDTLLYLKHETSVWFELTTLVIPGENDSENEFEAMTQWVVENLGPDVPMHFTAFHPDWKMMDKPHTPVSSLLLARDIAIKNGVRYAYVGNVHKKEADSTYCHHCGKLLIGRDWYQLSEWNLDEKGCCKFCGTRCAGVFNEKPGNWGARRQAIEVA; this is encoded by the coding sequence ATGCCTAACTTGATTACCCCAGACACCGTTACGACACGCTATTGGCATGCCTTAGAGGATGGGCGCGTACAATGCGATCTATGTCCTAGATTTTGCAAATTGCATGAGGGTCAGAGAGGATTGTGTTTCGTCAGGCAAAACCAAAACGGTCAAGTTGTCATGACCAGCTACGGCCGGTCTAGCGGCTTTACGATCGATCCGATCGAAAAGAAACCATTGAACCATTTTTTACCCGGCACGCCAATTCTATCCTTCGGCACGGCCGGATGCAATCTAGCATGTAAATTCTGTCAAAACTGGGATATCAGTAAATCGCGCGAGATGGATGCGCTGATGAGCTTGGCATCGCCCGAAGCCATTGCCAGAGCCGCGCGGGAAAACGGCTGCGATAGCGTCGCTTATACATACAACGATCCGGTTATCTTTCATGAATATGCCATCGATACCGCAATCGCTTGCCGAGAGCTTGGAATCAAATCGGTCGCGGTAACGGCCGGTTATGTGTGTCCTGAGCCTAGGGCCGAGTTTTATCGATATATGGATGCCGCCAATGTCGATCTCAAGGCCTTTACCGAAAACTTTTATCATAAAATTACCGGCAGTCATTTGGATGCCGTGCTCGATACGCTGCTTTATCTTAAGCATGAGACTTCAGTTTGGTTCGAGTTGACGACCCTGGTCATTCCCGGCGAGAACGATTCGGAAAACGAATTCGAGGCGATGACGCAATGGGTCGTCGAAAACTTAGGCCCCGATGTGCCGATGCATTTCACGGCGTTTCATCCCGATTGGAAAATGATGGATAAGCCGCATACGCCAGTTTCTTCTCTACTGCTCGCGCGAGACATTGCTATCAAAAACGGCGTCCGTTACGCCTATGTCGGTAATGTGCATAAAAAAGAAGCGGACAGCACTTACTGTCATCACTGCGGAAAACTCCTGATCGGCCGCGATTGGTATCAATTATCCGAATGGAATCTCGACGAAAAAGGTTGTTGTAAATTTTGCGGAACGCGTTGCGCCGGCGTTTTCAATGAAAAGCCTGGGAATTGGGGTGCGCGGCGCCAAGCAATCGAGGTCGCTTAA
- a CDS encoding ABC transporter permease, translating into MLIHDTLTQAFGSIKTQPLRVSLIILAMSIGVASVTVLVALGESARNYIVQEFEALGTHLVIVLPGRTETVGGHPPIMGETPRDLTLDDAEALFRSHYIAAVAPVSVGSAPVSVRGQALEREANILGSTHALQRVRRLTMAQGHFLPDMDVKRAQQVCVIGQTIREELFPRGPAIGQWLRIHDRRFRVIGVLSTEGQSIGVGFDEIVIVPVASAQALFDTQGLFRVLVEAKSKPAMYKAVDDIREIIKARHEGEDDVTIITQDSVVQTFDKILTALTLTVAGIAGISLAVAGVLVMNVMLVSVTQRTSEIGLLRALGATKSQLQRLFLTEAALLSLAGAVLGVAVGQLILFVLQMLYPAFPFIFPNWALAAALAVSLATGLIFGVLPARKAAKMDPVSALAKR; encoded by the coding sequence ATGCTGATTCATGACACTTTAACTCAAGCATTTGGCTCGATTAAAACCCAGCCGTTAAGGGTTTCGTTGATTATTCTCGCGATGAGCATCGGTGTGGCGTCGGTTACAGTATTGGTTGCATTGGGCGAAAGCGCTCGCAATTACATAGTCCAAGAATTCGAAGCGCTCGGTACGCATTTGGTGATCGTTTTACCGGGCAGAACGGAAACTGTTGGCGGACACCCACCGATTATGGGCGAAACGCCGCGCGATTTGACGCTAGACGATGCCGAAGCCTTGTTCAGAAGCCATTATATCGCCGCGGTTGCGCCGGTTTCGGTCGGTTCCGCGCCGGTTTCGGTGCGCGGCCAAGCGCTCGAGCGCGAGGCGAATATTTTGGGTTCGACGCATGCGTTGCAGCGCGTGCGCCGATTGACTATGGCTCAGGGGCATTTTTTACCGGATATGGATGTTAAGCGAGCGCAACAAGTCTGTGTCATCGGCCAAACGATTCGCGAGGAATTATTTCCGAGAGGTCCGGCCATCGGACAATGGCTGCGTATCCATGATCGCCGTTTTCGAGTCATCGGCGTGCTGTCGACCGAAGGCCAATCGATCGGCGTCGGTTTCGATGAGATCGTGATCGTTCCGGTTGCCTCGGCGCAAGCCTTATTCGATACGCAAGGCCTGTTCCGGGTCTTGGTCGAAGCCAAGTCCAAACCGGCGATGTATAAAGCGGTCGACGACATTCGCGAAATCATCAAGGCTCGCCACGAAGGCGAAGACGACGTGACGATCATCACGCAAGACAGCGTGGTACAAACCTTCGACAAAATATTGACCGCACTGACCTTGACTGTCGCCGGGATTGCCGGCATCAGCCTTGCGGTGGCGGGTGTGCTTGTTATGAATGTAATGTTGGTCAGCGTGACGCAACGTACATCTGAAATCGGCCTGCTGCGGGCATTAGGCGCAACCAAGAGCCAATTGCAGCGTTTGTTTTTGACCGAGGCGGCGTTGTTATCGTTGGCCGGAGCGGTTTTAGGAGTCGCTGTCGGTCAATTGATTTTGTTCGTGTTGCAAATGCTGTATCCGGCGTTTCCGTTCATTTTTCCGAATTGGGCGCTTGCCGCCGCGCTAGCAGTATCGCTGGCTACAGGCTTGATTTTCGGGGTGTTGCCGGCACGCAAGGCGGCGAAGATGGACCCGGTTTCCGCGTTGGCGAAAAGGTAA
- a CDS encoding ABC transporter permease produces MTIFDLAGLSLRTVLNQKLRSSLTALGLIIGIAAVVILTSIGQGIHRFVLDEFTQFGTNLLAITPGKTTTFGISGATISTVRPLTIGDAESVGRLPNVIAAMPMVQGNARVETIGRHRRANVFGVSSALPEIWKINVASGRFLPEDDQSASRAFAVLGSKLATELFGRANPLGERIRIGGDRYRIIGVMESKGQMLGFDLDDTVYIPADKALELFNRQSLMEIDVIYNPDISVDIVEQAIKDLLIRRHGFEDFTIITQNKMLETMDSVLSILTLGVGALGGISLLVGSVGILTIMTIAVSERISEIGLLRALGAERRVVFQLFLAEALALSLAGGLAGIAVGMLTVQLIVEFIPALPVQLAWDYLAAAFVLSLAIGMAAGVMPAIKAARLNPLEALRTE; encoded by the coding sequence ATGACTATTTTCGATTTGGCCGGTTTATCGCTCCGCACCGTACTCAATCAAAAGCTACGTTCTTCATTGACCGCACTGGGTTTGATTATCGGCATTGCCGCTGTCGTGATTCTGACTTCGATCGGGCAAGGCATTCATCGTTTCGTGTTGGACGAATTCACGCAATTCGGCACGAATCTGCTCGCGATCACCCCAGGCAAAACCACGACCTTCGGCATATCCGGAGCCACCATCAGCACGGTGAGGCCCTTGACGATCGGCGATGCCGAGAGTGTCGGCAGGCTCCCGAATGTCATCGCCGCAATGCCGATGGTGCAAGGCAATGCCCGCGTGGAAACGATTGGCCGCCACCGGCGCGCCAATGTTTTCGGCGTGAGTTCGGCATTGCCGGAAATTTGGAAAATCAATGTTGCCAGCGGACGGTTTCTACCCGAAGACGACCAGAGCGCTTCTCGAGCATTCGCCGTTTTGGGTAGTAAATTGGCTACCGAGCTATTCGGCCGCGCCAATCCATTGGGCGAGCGCATTCGCATCGGTGGAGACCGCTACCGAATTATCGGCGTGATGGAATCGAAAGGTCAAATGCTCGGATTCGATTTGGACGACACGGTTTATATCCCGGCGGATAAGGCCTTGGAATTATTCAACCGGCAAAGCCTGATGGAGATCGATGTCATTTACAATCCCGACATTTCGGTCGACATCGTCGAGCAAGCCATTAAGGATTTATTGATTCGGCGCCACGGTTTCGAGGATTTTACGATCATAACGCAGAATAAAATGCTCGAAACCATGGATTCGGTGTTATCGATTCTGACGCTGGGGGTTGGCGCGTTAGGCGGTATTTCGTTATTGGTCGGTTCAGTCGGCATTTTGACGATCATGACGATCGCCGTTTCCGAACGTATCTCCGAAATCGGCCTGCTGCGTGCGCTCGGCGCCGAGCGCCGCGTGGTTTTTCAGTTGTTTTTAGCCGAAGCCTTGGCGCTTAGCCTCGCCGGAGGATTGGCCGGTATTGCCGTCGGCATGCTTACCGTGCAATTGATCGTCGAGTTTATTCCGGCCTTACCGGTGCAATTGGCATGGGATTACTTGGCTGCCGCCTTTGTATTGTCGCTGGCGATCGGCATGGCCGCCGGCGTGATGCCGGCGATCAAGGCCGCACGCTTGAATCCGCTGGAAGCCTTACGGACCGAGTAG
- a CDS encoding alpha/beta hydrolase, with translation MSRSNFWRYFIGASGLVLLALLVEAWQVGGALVAPAYRHIEAENLDFPVVETMLDSESGASIATWYASSDDAKATIILLHPIRANRKAMLGRAKFFLDAGYAVVLIDFQAHGESLGRYITFGHLERHDVRAAVVYARKLNPGHRIGVVAISLGGAAALLASPLDVDALVLESVYTTIADAVDNRIAMRIGPLSHVLTPLLLWQLKPRLGVSPSDLRPIDHIAKSQAPVLIANGDLDRHTRITQARQLFDAANKPKRWVVFKGAAHNDLFEYNAKQYKDEVLAFLDRYLKTRQ, from the coding sequence ATGTCCCGATCCAACTTTTGGCGATACTTTATTGGTGCGAGCGGCTTGGTTTTGCTTGCCTTGCTGGTTGAGGCCTGGCAAGTAGGCGGCGCGTTAGTCGCACCGGCTTATCGTCACATAGAAGCGGAAAACTTAGATTTCCCGGTAGTCGAGACTATGCTCGATAGCGAATCCGGTGCCTCTATCGCGACTTGGTATGCATCGAGCGATGATGCAAAAGCGACAATTATTCTGCTGCATCCGATTCGCGCTAACCGCAAAGCCATGCTCGGGCGCGCCAAGTTTTTTCTCGATGCGGGATACGCCGTGGTTTTGATCGATTTTCAAGCCCACGGTGAAAGCTTAGGCCGATATATCACATTCGGCCATCTCGAACGCCATGATGTACGTGCGGCTGTGGTTTATGCCCGAAAACTGAACCCCGGGCATCGAATCGGAGTCGTCGCAATTTCATTAGGCGGCGCTGCCGCATTATTGGCATCGCCGTTAGATGTCGATGCTCTGGTTTTAGAGTCGGTCTATACCACGATAGCGGATGCGGTCGACAACCGGATTGCAATGCGCATCGGGCCATTGAGCCATGTATTGACGCCATTATTGCTTTGGCAGCTTAAACCGCGCCTGGGCGTTTCGCCGTCGGACCTTCGCCCTATCGATCATATCGCCAAGTCCCAAGCGCCTGTTCTAATCGCAAATGGCGACCTTGACCGACATACGCGGATCACTCAAGCACGGCAGTTATTCGATGCGGCGAACAAGCCTAAACGGTGGGTCGTTTTCAAAGGCGCGGCCCATAACGACTTATTCGAATACAACGCCAAGCAATACAAAGACGAAGTATTAGCGTTTCTCGACCGATATTTAAAAACCCGGCAATAG
- a CDS encoding YaiI/YqxD family protein → MKIWVDADACPVVIKEILFKAAERTKTQLTLVANHSVNVPPSRFIAFLRVSKGFDVADNEIVKKLAPGDLVITGDIPLAAEAIEKGAKALNPRGELYTSENIRSLLNMRDFMDTLRSSGIQTEGPAALNQNDRKNFANHLDKLLTQYAKHR, encoded by the coding sequence ATGAAAATATGGGTGGATGCCGATGCGTGTCCGGTGGTGATCAAGGAGATTTTGTTCAAGGCGGCCGAGCGTACCAAGACACAATTGACGTTGGTCGCCAATCATTCAGTGAATGTGCCGCCGTCGCGTTTTATCGCTTTCCTTCGGGTGTCGAAGGGGTTCGATGTGGCCGACAATGAAATCGTCAAGAAACTCGCTCCGGGCGACCTTGTCATTACCGGCGATATCCCCTTGGCTGCCGAAGCGATCGAAAAAGGCGCTAAGGCATTGAATCCGCGTGGCGAATTATATACCAGCGAAAATATTCGATCGCTGCTGAATATGAGGGATTTCATGGATACATTGCGATCCAGCGGCATTCAAACCGAAGGTCCCGCTGCTCTCAATCAAAACGACCGAAAAAACTTTGCTAATCATCTGGATAAATTATTGACGCAATACGCTAAGCATCGTTAA
- the rep gene encoding DNA helicase Rep has protein sequence MAELNPQQLAAVRTVDVPLLVLAGAGSGKTRVITEKIAYLVKQGTPARHIAAVTFTNKAAREMKSRVSKLLNDKDIRGLTVSTFHSLGLNILRKEHKTLGYKAALTLFDEQDKQTLLKNLVMHNGKECDIDKADHYAWQIGQWKNAFVTPEQALSHATQEQAPAAHLYTDYTRSLKAYNAVDFDDLILMPVLLFQQYPEVLEKWQNKIRYLLVDEYQDTNITQYQLVKLLAGNLGRFTVVGDDDQSIYAWRGAQPENLAQLQKDFSRLKVIKLEQNYRSAGRILKVANQLIANNPHSFEKRLWSDLGFGDPLRVLSHKDETIEAKQVVSEIIHHKFKTGSSYKDYAILYRGNHQSRLFERALRENNVPYFISGSTSFFAYTEIKDILSYLRLFVNPDDDAAFLRIINTPRREIGPTTLENLGAYANERHVSLFKASTEMGLMQRLSDKARQRLQKFTDWVNDTADRMERGDTFAVIEQMISQIGYEAWLRENAKTPQSAERKMQNVYELIDWLKRIADKDQGSEKSLSEIVSKIMLMDILERNQEEEAGDQVSLMTLHAAKGLEFPHVFLIGMEENLLPHQNSIETDNIEEERRLAYVGITRAQRSLTFSYCTHRKRYGEISECEPSRFLGELPSDDLEWANKKQLDPAVIKERGKASLAHLKTMLS, from the coding sequence ATGGCCGAACTTAATCCCCAACAACTTGCGGCGGTGCGTACCGTCGATGTGCCTTTGCTCGTGCTGGCAGGTGCCGGCAGCGGCAAGACGCGCGTGATCACCGAGAAAATCGCTTATCTGGTCAAGCAAGGCACGCCGGCCCGGCATATCGCCGCCGTAACGTTCACGAACAAGGCGGCGCGCGAAATGAAATCGCGCGTTTCGAAACTGCTGAACGACAAAGACATTCGCGGCTTGACCGTGTCCACTTTTCATTCGCTCGGTTTAAATATTCTTCGCAAGGAACACAAGACGCTCGGTTATAAAGCCGCGTTGACACTGTTTGATGAACAGGACAAGCAAACCCTTCTGAAAAACCTGGTCATGCACAACGGGAAGGAATGCGATATCGATAAGGCCGATCATTACGCTTGGCAGATCGGGCAATGGAAAAACGCCTTCGTGACGCCGGAACAGGCCCTGTCTCATGCGACGCAAGAGCAAGCACCGGCCGCGCATCTATATACCGATTACACGCGCAGCTTGAAAGCCTACAATGCGGTCGATTTCGACGATTTGATTTTGATGCCGGTGTTATTGTTTCAACAGTATCCGGAGGTTCTCGAAAAATGGCAGAACAAGATTCGTTATCTGCTGGTCGACGAATATCAGGATACCAATATCACGCAATATCAATTGGTAAAACTGCTAGCCGGTAACCTCGGGCGTTTCACCGTGGTCGGCGACGACGATCAGTCGATTTATGCCTGGCGCGGCGCACAACCGGAAAATTTGGCGCAATTGCAAAAAGACTTCTCGCGCTTGAAGGTTATTAAGCTTGAGCAAAATTACCGCTCGGCCGGGCGGATTTTGAAAGTTGCGAACCAATTGATTGCAAACAATCCGCACTCGTTTGAAAAACGCTTGTGGAGCGATTTGGGCTTCGGCGATCCGCTTCGCGTGTTGAGCCATAAGGACGAAACCATCGAAGCGAAACAGGTCGTTTCGGAAATCATTCATCACAAGTTTAAAACCGGCAGTAGCTACAAGGATTACGCGATTCTATACCGCGGCAACCATCAATCGCGACTGTTCGAACGGGCGCTACGCGAAAACAACGTGCCGTATTTCATCAGCGGCAGCACGTCGTTTTTCGCATATACCGAAATCAAAGACATACTCAGTTATCTACGCTTGTTCGTGAATCCGGACGATGATGCCGCGTTTTTGCGCATTATCAACACGCCGCGCCGCGAAATCGGTCCAACCACGCTGGAAAATCTCGGCGCCTATGCGAACGAGCGTCATGTCAGCTTGTTTAAGGCTAGCACCGAAATGGGTCTAATGCAGCGGCTGTCCGACAAGGCGCGACAGCGGTTACAAAAATTTACCGACTGGGTGAACGATACCGCCGATCGCATGGAGCGCGGCGATACTTTCGCAGTGATCGAGCAGATGATAAGCCAAATCGGTTACGAAGCCTGGCTGCGTGAAAATGCGAAAACGCCGCAATCGGCCGAACGCAAGATGCAAAATGTTTACGAACTGATCGACTGGTTGAAGCGCATCGCCGACAAAGACCAAGGCAGCGAGAAGTCATTGTCTGAAATCGTCTCGAAAATCATGTTGATGGATATACTCGAGCGCAACCAGGAAGAAGAGGCCGGCGATCAGGTCAGCCTAATGACACTGCACGCGGCCAAAGGCCTCGAATTTCCGCATGTTTTCTTAATCGGCATGGAAGAAAACCTACTGCCACATCAAAACAGCATCGAAACCGATAATATCGAGGAAGAGCGCCGCCTTGCGTATGTCGGCATCACGCGCGCGCAGCGTTCGCTGACCTTCAGTTATTGCACGCACAGAAAGCGCTATGGCGAAATTTCCGAATGCGAACCGAGCCGCTTTTTGGGCGAATTGCCGTCCGACGATTTGGAGTGGGCCAACAAAAAACAGCTTGATCCGGCCGTGATCAAAGAACGCGGCAAGGCCAGCCTTGCGCATTTGAAAACAATGCTATCGTAA
- a CDS encoding rhomboid family intramembrane serine protease: MIPIRDDNPTVRPPVITIVIIAANIAIWLLLQGAGGEAALVKSLCHYGLIPGELLNTVPKGMTIQVTANYGCILSGETGNSTLLTHAFLHGSWFHLIANMWFLWIFGDNVEDVMGSFRFVVFYLLCAIAAAGAQIYSNPGAAIPMVGASGAIGGIMGAYARLYPRARVHTIIPIGFYITSFSVPAGFMLGYWFLIQLLSGIPAIGDEAGGVAFWAHAGGFVAGLILIKPMHRPDYLAEHNALMAGRRPDDRF; the protein is encoded by the coding sequence ATGATACCGATACGAGACGATAACCCCACCGTTCGCCCTCCCGTGATCACGATCGTAATCATTGCAGCGAATATCGCGATATGGCTATTGCTTCAAGGCGCTGGCGGAGAAGCTGCATTGGTTAAGTCGCTGTGTCATTACGGCTTAATTCCGGGTGAATTATTGAATACGGTGCCCAAAGGCATGACAATTCAGGTCACTGCGAACTACGGCTGTATTCTGAGCGGCGAAACAGGCAATAGCACCCTGTTGACTCATGCCTTTTTGCACGGGAGTTGGTTTCATTTAATCGCCAACATGTGGTTTTTATGGATTTTCGGCGATAACGTCGAGGATGTGATGGGTAGCTTTCGATTCGTAGTATTTTATTTGCTTTGCGCAATCGCCGCGGCGGGGGCCCAGATTTATAGCAACCCGGGAGCCGCGATACCTATGGTAGGCGCCTCAGGCGCGATCGGCGGCATCATGGGCGCTTATGCCCGGCTATATCCAAGAGCACGGGTACATACGATAATACCGATTGGTTTTTATATCACTTCGTTTTCCGTTCCCGCCGGTTTTATGCTGGGTTATTGGTTTTTGATTCAATTGTTGAGCGGCATTCCGGCAATCGGCGATGAAGCCGGCGGTGTCGCCTTTTGGGCGCATGCAGGCGGTTTTGTCGCAGGACTGATTTTAATCAAACCGATGCACCGCCCCGACTATCTGGCCGAACATAACGCGCTAATGGCCGGCCGTCGACCCGATGACCGGTTTTGA
- a CDS encoding Uma2 family endonuclease: MQQAESLTFTANDFLAWEESQTEKHEYIAGETFAMVGARREHVLVTGNLLAALKLRLRGTPCQSYMAGMKLRVESADALFYPDVMVTCHPEDRKAGQFLAHPTLIAEVLSDSTAAFDRGPKFAAYRSLESLKEFVIVDIDALRVECYRRTSDNEWMLHDYTGQQDCRFSSLELTVPLAEIFEDVLAD, from the coding sequence ATGCAACAAGCAGAATCATTAACATTTACCGCAAACGATTTTTTGGCCTGGGAGGAATCCCAAACCGAGAAACACGAATACATTGCCGGCGAAACCTTCGCGATGGTCGGCGCGCGGCGCGAGCATGTTCTCGTTACCGGTAACTTATTGGCCGCGCTGAAGCTACGATTACGCGGTACGCCTTGTCAATCCTACATGGCCGGCATGAAACTGCGGGTCGAGTCGGCCGACGCGCTCTTCTATCCCGATGTCATGGTGACTTGCCATCCGGAAGACCGCAAGGCCGGGCAATTTTTAGCCCATCCGACGCTCATCGCCGAAGTATTGTCCGACTCCACGGCGGCATTCGACAGGGGCCCTAAATTCGCCGCATACCGCAGTTTGGAGTCGCTCAAGGAATTTGTCATTGTCGATATCGACGCGCTACGGGTGGAGTGTTATCGGCGGACTTCGGACAACGAATGGATGCTGCATGATTACACCGGCCAACAAGATTGCCGATTTTCCAGTCTCGAATTAACGGTTCCGCTCGCTGAAATTTTTGAGGATGTTCTTGCGGATTAA